One Lysinibacillus sp. OF-1 DNA segment encodes these proteins:
- a CDS encoding fused response regulator/phosphatase produces the protein MTILLVDDNQVNLFVIEKILKNAGYDNCVSLSSAYELFDYLQLDAPNPTGNSVDLILLDIMMPEVDGIEACKRIKQNERLKDIQIIFVTALEDKNKLAEALDIGGVDYITKPINKTELLARMRVALRLKAELDWHTQHDKKIQYELDLATHVQRSLLSPPLNEKDIRIEVSYLPSSNLAGDMYYWYKIDDHRYAIILLDMMGHGISAALVCMFISSVLREAVKQLNDPELVIKELNRYMTLLQDGKDNNLYYFTAIYFIIDTEQKTVEYINAGHPPGYALIDEKTCIPLNQGSCAVGFFDEMKVQKQCIQYEQDIQIVLFTDGVLEAMGPCEIESEKHLQTLTSTKWDYSQCLIDNLLPKDKQENQPDDMCVLMIQASTTSI, from the coding sequence ATGACCATTCTTCTAGTAGATGACAATCAAGTCAATCTATTTGTCATTGAAAAAATACTAAAAAATGCAGGTTATGATAACTGTGTTTCTCTTTCATCTGCTTATGAGCTATTTGATTATTTACAATTAGATGCACCAAATCCAACAGGAAATTCTGTAGATTTAATATTGTTAGACATTATGATGCCGGAAGTAGATGGTATTGAGGCCTGCAAACGCATTAAGCAAAATGAAAGATTGAAAGATATTCAAATCATATTTGTCACAGCACTGGAAGATAAAAACAAACTAGCAGAAGCACTAGACATTGGTGGCGTAGATTATATTACAAAACCAATTAATAAAACGGAGCTGCTTGCAAGAATGCGTGTTGCCTTACGCTTAAAAGCTGAATTAGACTGGCACACCCAGCATGACAAGAAAATTCAATATGAACTAGATCTAGCCACTCATGTACAACGAAGCCTGCTCAGTCCACCATTAAACGAGAAGGATATCCGGATAGAAGTTTCTTATCTACCATCCTCTAATTTAGCAGGCGATATGTATTATTGGTACAAAATAGACGATCATCGCTATGCTATCATTTTATTGGATATGATGGGTCACGGTATATCTGCAGCGCTTGTTTGTATGTTTATCTCCTCTGTTTTAAGAGAGGCCGTTAAACAACTAAACGACCCAGAGCTTGTCATCAAAGAACTGAATCGTTATATGACTCTTTTACAAGATGGAAAAGATAATAATCTTTATTATTTTACAGCGATTTATTTCATCATTGATACAGAGCAAAAAACAGTCGAATACATAAACGCTGGTCACCCTCCTGGATACGCACTAATAGATGAAAAAACATGTATTCCATTAAATCAAGGTAGCTGTGCGGTCGGCTTTTTCGATGAAATGAAAGTTCAAAAGCAATGTATTCAATATGAACAAGATATTCAAATTGTGTTATTTACAGATGGTGTTTTAGAGGCAATGGGCCCCTGTGAAATCGAATCAGAAAAGCATTTGCAAACGCTAACATCCACTAAGTGGGATTATTCACAATGCCTCATTGACAACCTATTACCTAAAGATAAACAAGAAAACCAGCCTGATGATATGTGTGTATTAATGATTCAAGCTAGCACTACTTCCATATAA
- a CDS encoding CheR family methyltransferase, which produces MEQFQPLEQKIQLNKQTNLEIDLLLEAIYRLSGYDFRQYNRSSISRRIYNRMGINNIPTISRVLEKVIHDQEFLEQMLNDFSINVTEMFRNPSFFKAFREKVIPILREYPEIRIWHAGCATGEEVYSMAILLQEEGLIERSIIYATDMNEQVLEKAKKGAFPIHKMQAYTKNYMLAGGAHAFSEYYQTDYQYAYFHPTLLKNIIFAQHNLVTDHSFNEFHVVLCRNVLIYFSPKLQSQVHHLFYESLSDKGFLCLGDKETLRFEEIISKYREIVGYERIYQKMY; this is translated from the coding sequence ATGGAGCAATTTCAGCCTTTGGAGCAAAAAATACAATTAAATAAACAAACAAATTTAGAAATTGATTTATTACTAGAGGCTATTTATCGTTTATCAGGCTATGATTTTCGTCAATACAATCGTTCATCCATTTCACGTAGAATTTATAATAGGATGGGGATCAATAACATTCCAACGATTTCCCGGGTACTAGAAAAGGTCATTCATGATCAAGAATTTTTAGAGCAGATGTTGAATGATTTTTCGATAAATGTAACCGAGATGTTTCGTAATCCTAGCTTTTTTAAAGCTTTTCGTGAAAAAGTAATCCCCATTTTAAGAGAGTATCCAGAAATACGTATTTGGCATGCTGGGTGTGCGACAGGTGAGGAAGTATATTCTATGGCTATTTTACTTCAGGAAGAGGGGCTTATAGAGAGGTCTATTATTTATGCAACAGATATGAATGAGCAAGTATTAGAAAAAGCGAAGAAAGGGGCTTTCCCTATTCATAAAATGCAGGCATATACGAAAAACTATATGCTTGCTGGAGGAGCCCATGCGTTTTCAGAATACTATCAAACAGATTATCAATATGCTTACTTCCATCCAACACTATTGAAAAATATTATTTTTGCTCAGCATAATTTAGTAACGGATCATTCCTTTAATGAGTTTCATGTTGTCTTGTGCAGAAATGTCCTGATTTATTTTTCACCTAAGCTACAGAGCCAAGTACACCACTTGTTTTATGAGAGTCTAAGTGACAAAGGATTTTTATGCTTAGGGGATAAAGAAACATTGCGGTTTGAAGAGATTATTTCAAAATATCGAGAAATCGTAGGCTACGAAAGAATTTATCAAAAAATGTATTAA
- a CDS encoding ATP-binding protein, giving the protein MLNRLKLGIRSKITLGYIVIILCLLAAVVILNNQINSLQKERNYIIKYDSNVQTLTNEIEKYILDMESSQRAFIITGKQSYLEPYNKAADNWKIDFNDLYQRMTDKPSQQEKLKEIEETIEHWIATSGEPTIQYKKDNNIEALNEFFKVDTGRQDLEKMRKLFDSFRSTENVYTQAKASQLDKQNNKLTSGLFGILILVSIIAIVIASGISRSIVKTITEVTQTIQEIAATKGDFTRRIYVNTNDEVNDLANATNILLESVEKREWLQSNIAEIVTKYQGVSAITKLAETFLSEIAQKTEASLGAFYVREVTEDQVQFVKKAAFADGDDRVGMESFKIGQGLIGQCALEKRMLFYDNIPKDYRLIRTGLGEVRPHNILLIPVIFENEVIAVAEIATMTKFSKLQQELVKQVTETFGLTVNSVLGRMEIVRLLNESRAMTEELQVQSEELQTQSEELQMQTEELTMINEQLEERTKEAESKSRELEKAKKELEESAEQLILNSNYKSEFLANMSHELRTPLNSILILSEMLAENSQQNLTDEEIEYAQVIHSSGEDLLALINDILDLSKVEAGKLDIIFNEVNMSEVPVQIEHTFAPVAMKKNLAFHISKADHVVDVFYTDEKRFHQIIKNLLSNAFKFTEHGSVNLAIHQLTPQQLTNNMQDISTDWLEITVSDTGIGIPKDKHQLIFESFQQADGATVRKYGGTGLGLSICKEFAKLLGGWITLQSAEGQGSSFTLTIPSLPNGIEEEHCQKLAMNEVAVTLVEEPIAEQSKEIEGALQQEVEVFQGKNILIVDDDNRNIYALKTALEKRGMSILVAKDGLECLEVMHAHPDIDLVLMDIMMPNMDGYEAMTIIRQQMKRIDLPIIALTAKAMKNDRDKSLQAGASDYISKPLNLDQLLSVLRVWLVSKGS; this is encoded by the coding sequence ATGTTAAATAGATTGAAATTGGGTATACGCTCTAAGATTACATTAGGTTATATCGTAATCATTCTTTGCTTACTTGCAGCCGTTGTCATATTAAATAATCAAATTAATTCTTTGCAAAAGGAAAGAAATTATATTATTAAGTACGATTCCAATGTTCAAACACTAACCAATGAAATTGAAAAATATATATTGGATATGGAATCGAGTCAGCGAGCTTTCATTATTACAGGCAAGCAAAGCTATCTTGAGCCTTATAATAAGGCAGCTGATAATTGGAAAATAGATTTTAATGATCTCTATCAGCGAATGACAGATAAACCATCACAGCAGGAAAAACTAAAAGAGATAGAGGAAACGATTGAACATTGGATTGCCACTTCGGGAGAGCCAACGATTCAATATAAAAAAGATAATAATATAGAAGCGTTAAATGAGTTTTTTAAAGTAGATACTGGGCGCCAAGATTTGGAGAAAATGCGTAAGTTATTTGATTCGTTCCGTTCAACTGAAAATGTTTATACACAGGCGAAGGCAAGTCAATTAGATAAACAAAATAATAAATTAACTAGTGGTTTATTTGGGATTTTAATTTTAGTTTCTATTATAGCAATTGTCATAGCTAGTGGTATTTCACGTTCTATTGTAAAAACGATAACAGAAGTTACACAAACCATACAAGAAATCGCAGCTACAAAAGGTGATTTTACAAGAAGAATCTATGTGAATACCAATGATGAAGTGAATGATCTTGCTAATGCAACGAATATACTGCTAGAGTCAGTCGAAAAGAGAGAATGGCTACAAAGCAATATTGCGGAAATTGTGACAAAATATCAAGGAGTTTCAGCCATCACAAAATTGGCTGAGACCTTCCTGTCAGAAATCGCGCAGAAAACAGAGGCATCGCTTGGTGCATTTTATGTTCGTGAAGTAACAGAGGACCAAGTACAATTTGTGAAAAAGGCTGCATTTGCTGACGGAGATGATCGCGTCGGTATGGAAAGCTTTAAAATAGGACAAGGATTAATTGGGCAATGTGCATTAGAAAAACGAATGTTATTTTACGATAATATTCCAAAAGACTATCGTTTAATCAGAACAGGATTAGGCGAGGTAAGACCGCATAATATTTTATTGATTCCTGTCATTTTTGAAAATGAAGTGATAGCAGTTGCAGAAATAGCGACAATGACTAAATTTAGTAAGCTACAGCAAGAATTAGTAAAGCAGGTCACAGAAACTTTTGGGCTAACAGTGAATAGTGTTTTAGGACGCATGGAAATTGTTCGTCTATTGAATGAATCTAGAGCAATGACTGAGGAGTTACAAGTTCAATCAGAAGAGCTGCAGACACAATCAGAAGAATTACAAATGCAGACCGAAGAGCTGACAATGATTAATGAGCAGCTTGAAGAACGTACAAAAGAGGCAGAGTCTAAATCAAGAGAGCTAGAAAAGGCGAAAAAGGAATTAGAAGAAAGTGCCGAGCAGCTTATCTTGAATTCAAACTACAAATCCGAGTTTTTAGCAAACATGTCACACGAATTAAGAACACCCTTAAACAGCATATTAATTTTATCGGAGATGCTAGCAGAAAATAGTCAACAAAATCTAACAGACGAGGAAATAGAGTATGCTCAAGTCATTCATTCTTCTGGAGAGGACTTACTTGCTTTAATTAATGATATTTTAGATTTATCAAAAGTCGAGGCAGGAAAGCTTGATATTATTTTTAATGAAGTGAACATGAGCGAAGTACCTGTACAAATTGAACATACCTTTGCACCTGTTGCGATGAAGAAGAATTTAGCATTCCATATTTCAAAGGCAGATCATGTTGTAGATGTATTCTATACAGATGAAAAGAGATTCCATCAAATCATAAAGAATTTATTATCCAATGCCTTTAAATTTACGGAACATGGTTCGGTAAATTTAGCTATTCATCAGCTTACACCACAGCAGTTAACAAATAATATGCAGGATATAAGTACAGATTGGCTTGAAATTACTGTATCGGATACGGGGATAGGTATTCCAAAAGACAAGCATCAGCTTATTTTTGAATCATTCCAGCAAGCCGATGGCGCTACGGTTCGAAAATATGGTGGGACTGGACTTGGTCTTTCTATTTGTAAGGAGTTTGCTAAATTGCTTGGTGGCTGGATTACGCTGCAAAGTGCTGAAGGACAGGGGAGTAGCTTTACGTTAACGATTCCAAGCTTACCAAATGGAATCGAAGAGGAGCATTGTCAAAAGCTTGCCATGAACGAAGTGGCCGTTACATTGGTAGAGGAGCCAATTGCAGAGCAGTCAAAGGAAATAGAGGGAGCCCTTCAACAAGAGGTAGAGGTTTTCCAAGGGAAAAATATTTTAATAGTAGATGATGATAACCGTAATATTTATGCATTAAAAACGGCATTAGAAAAAAGAGGTATGAGCATTCTAGTTGCTAAAGATGGGCTTGAATGCTTAGAGGTAATGCATGCTCATCCTGACATCGATCTCGTTCTAATGGATATAATGATGCCGAATATGGATGGCTATGAAGCGATGACTATTATTCGACAACAAATGAAACGAATAGACTTACCGATCATTGCATTGACGGCAAAGGCTATGAAAAATGACCGTGATAAATCATTGCAGGCTGGCGCATCTGATTATATTAGCAAGCCATTAAATTTAGATCAATTACTATCGGTCTTAAGAGTCTGGCTCGTTTCTAAAGGGAGTTAA
- a CDS encoding M14 family metallopeptidase — protein MDIIVRPGDSLWHFSEVFKIPLQLILDSNENINPQFLRVGQRIRIPGFVTIDYQLKQGDSFWQIAQSQNLPLVALLLVNPGLNPNRLQIGQMIRIPQRITWRLVDGKQNYTYTRMMNDLNKLIDAYPFLHNSTIGSSVLGKGLPELLIGNGAKRVHYNGSFHANEWITTPIILTFLNDYLLALTNQSSIRGISPFSLYQQTSLSIVPMVNPDGVDLVIQGPPNDTTLRNQLITWNNDSSDFSGWKANIHGIDLNDQFPAQWELESARNPKTPGPRDYGGDRPLSEPEAIAMADLTKLRDFSRVLAFHTQGRVIYWGFENLEPPESEVLVNEFSRVSGYEPIQSAGSYAGYKDWFIQDWRRPGFTVELGSGTNPLPISQFDEIYEEALGIFLAALYM, from the coding sequence GTGGACATAATCGTAAGACCAGGAGATTCACTTTGGCATTTCAGTGAAGTGTTTAAAATACCGCTTCAACTAATTTTAGATTCCAATGAAAATATAAATCCCCAATTTTTAAGAGTTGGACAACGCATTCGTATTCCTGGTTTTGTGACCATCGACTATCAATTGAAACAAGGGGACTCTTTTTGGCAAATTGCACAGAGTCAAAACCTCCCCCTAGTCGCCCTATTACTCGTTAATCCAGGTCTCAATCCAAATCGCTTACAAATTGGTCAGATGATTCGTATACCACAACGTATTACGTGGCGTTTAGTTGATGGTAAGCAAAATTATACGTATACCCGTATGATGAATGATCTTAATAAACTAATTGATGCTTATCCTTTTCTTCACAATTCAACTATTGGTAGTTCCGTTTTAGGGAAAGGTCTACCTGAGTTGTTGATTGGCAATGGAGCTAAACGTGTTCACTATAACGGCTCCTTCCATGCAAATGAATGGATTACTACACCTATTATTCTAACATTTTTAAACGACTATTTGCTCGCCCTCACCAACCAAAGTAGCATTCGTGGCATCTCTCCATTCTCTCTTTACCAGCAAACCTCTCTTTCTATCGTACCCATGGTGAATCCTGATGGAGTGGATTTAGTAATACAAGGTCCCCCAAATGATACAACATTAAGAAATCAACTAATTACATGGAATAATGATAGCTCTGATTTTTCTGGCTGGAAAGCAAACATCCATGGCATCGATTTAAATGATCAATTTCCTGCACAATGGGAGTTAGAAAGTGCCCGTAACCCTAAGACACCAGGGCCTAGAGATTATGGTGGTGACAGACCTTTATCTGAACCTGAAGCTATTGCGATGGCTGACTTGACTAAACTACGTGATTTTTCAAGAGTACTAGCCTTTCATACACAGGGGCGTGTTATTTATTGGGGCTTTGAAAATCTTGAGCCTCCAGAATCAGAGGTACTTGTGAATGAATTTAGTAGAGTCAGCGGCTATGAACCCATTCAATCTGCAGGAAGCTATGCAGGCTATAAAGATTGGTTCATTCAAGATTGGCGTAGACCTGGCTTTACCGTTGAGCTAGGAAGCGGTACGAATCCTTTGCCAATCAGTCAGTTTGACGAAATTTATGAGGAAGCCCTCGGAATTTTTCTTGCAGCATTATATATGTAA
- a CDS encoding PadR family transcriptional regulator — protein MVRSDIIRGHLDSIILRLISEKDRYGYEISQEISLRTNNRFQIKEATLYAVFQRLEKKEIIEAYYGDVSHGGKRKYYRITSLGKAYLNELVKEWSEVKEIIDLFMEGFE, from the coding sequence ATGGTTCGCAGTGATATTATCCGAGGACATTTGGATTCGATTATTTTACGGCTAATTTCAGAAAAAGATCGTTATGGCTATGAAATTTCTCAGGAAATAAGTCTCCGTACAAACAATCGATTTCAAATCAAGGAAGCAACTTTGTATGCCGTTTTTCAACGTCTCGAGAAAAAGGAAATTATTGAAGCCTATTATGGCGATGTTTCACATGGAGGCAAAAGAAAGTATTACCGTATTACCTCATTAGGTAAAGCCTATTTAAATGAGTTAGTGAAAGAATGGTCAGAAGTAAAGGAAATAATCGATTTATTTATGGAGGGCTTTGAATGA
- a CDS encoding permease prefix domain 1-containing protein yields the protein MKRIKNHIDELFKDIPRNNETEMVKQEIIENLEEKVFYLMDQGKEQEDAINKAIVEFGDIEDLKKELGVKEPAKKNMAKLNLEFSIWGSGLIIAFFIFINLYYTPHTVWAIYPIFAILWWPLSMYFVWSRKKWGE from the coding sequence ATGAAAAGAATAAAAAACCATATTGATGAGCTTTTTAAGGATATTCCTCGTAATAACGAGACTGAAATGGTCAAACAAGAAATCATTGAAAATCTTGAAGAAAAAGTATTTTACTTGATGGATCAAGGAAAGGAACAAGAAGATGCCATCAATAAGGCGATTGTAGAATTCGGAGATATTGAAGATTTGAAAAAGGAATTGGGTGTTAAGGAGCCTGCTAAGAAAAACATGGCAAAACTAAATTTAGAGTTTTCCATCTGGGGGAGTGGCTTAATCATTGCATTTTTTATCTTTATTAATCTTTATTACACTCCACATACAGTTTGGGCCATCTATCCAATCTTCGCAATACTTTGGTGGCCTTTATCAATGTACTTTGTATGGTCACGTAAGAAATGGGGTGAATGA
- a CDS encoding alpha/beta fold hydrolase: MKAIKKFVKYLVVIMSSLLLLALLFPTWTSSIKGTNSISTLEQVAINDSDHEIMIRGQNKDNPVIIFVHGGPGCSEIPYAKKYQDLLETEFTVVHYDQRASGKSYHFFEDYSNLSSDLLVEDLLALTDYIANRLDKEKIILIGHSYGTYIATQAAAKAPEKYEAYIGIGQMSNTIESEMDSLQYTILQAQLKGNTEDVVYLQRLTEDINKGKTFTPRHYVNKYGGATRNIDNPDGNMLGMLFSAEYNLLDMIRYNKGLSLSQEALLKEVMQHPLPTKVNRLDLPFYFVMGDYDYQTSSNTAKKYFDQIDAEKKEFIAYENSAHYPQFEEKDRFFEWMRVTFKQ; this comes from the coding sequence ATGAAAGCTATTAAAAAATTCGTCAAATATCTTGTCGTTATCATGAGCTCCTTACTTTTACTAGCACTTCTATTCCCAACATGGACATCATCTATAAAGGGAACTAATAGCATTAGTACATTAGAGCAGGTAGCAATTAACGACAGTGACCATGAAATTATGATACGTGGGCAAAACAAAGATAATCCTGTGATCATCTTTGTCCACGGTGGACCTGGCTGTTCTGAAATCCCCTATGCCAAAAAATATCAAGATTTGTTGGAAACCGAATTTACCGTGGTCCATTACGATCAACGGGCTAGCGGGAAATCCTATCATTTTTTCGAGGACTATTCTAATCTTTCATCTGACCTGCTTGTGGAGGATTTATTAGCACTGACTGATTATATAGCTAATCGCCTAGACAAAGAAAAAATCATCTTAATCGGTCATTCCTATGGTACATATATTGCCACACAAGCAGCTGCTAAAGCTCCTGAAAAATATGAAGCCTACATTGGTATTGGTCAAATGAGTAATACCATTGAAAGTGAAATGGATAGTTTACAGTACACCATCCTACAGGCTCAACTCAAAGGGAACACAGAAGATGTTGTATATTTACAAAGGTTAACGGAAGACATAAATAAGGGTAAGACATTTACACCCCGCCATTACGTAAATAAATATGGAGGAGCCACAAGAAACATTGATAACCCTGACGGCAATATGTTAGGAATGCTATTCAGTGCAGAATATAATTTATTGGATATGATCCGCTACAACAAAGGCCTATCATTATCTCAAGAAGCATTATTAAAAGAGGTCATGCAACATCCATTACCTACTAAAGTTAATAGACTAGACCTCCCCTTCTATTTTGTAATGGGTGACTACGACTATCAAACATCATCGAATACCGCTAAAAAATACTTCGACCAAATAGATGCCGAGAAAAAAGAATTTATAGCATACGAAAACTCTGCACACTACCCACAGTTCGAAGAAAAAGATAGATTTTTTGAATGGATGCGTGTGACTTTTAAACAATAA
- a CDS encoding MarR family transcriptional regulator, with protein MADNLHNVEIIMKEMLDIQQKSKMFVELLTKGEALSQNQLILLLQLKINNGMKATEIADFFSVTPGAVTSMCDKLEKLELIQRIRENNDRRVVKMALTNNGDQKVQEIFLKFSQDKLADMANILREVNQLMNNIF; from the coding sequence ATGGCAGATAATCTACACAATGTAGAAATCATTATGAAAGAAATGCTGGACATTCAGCAAAAATCAAAAATGTTTGTGGAACTTTTAACTAAAGGGGAAGCATTGTCGCAAAACCAATTGATTTTACTTCTGCAACTAAAAATAAATAATGGAATGAAGGCAACAGAAATCGCTGACTTCTTTAGTGTAACACCTGGAGCTGTAACTTCCATGTGCGATAAGCTGGAAAAGCTAGAGCTGATTCAACGAATTAGAGAAAATAATGATCGTCGTGTTGTCAAAATGGCTTTAACCAATAATGGTGATCAGAAGGTCCAAGAAATTTTCTTAAAGTTTTCTCAGGATAAACTGGCAGACATGGCTAATATCTTACGTGAAGTAAATCAATTAATGAATAATATCTTTTAG
- a CDS encoding ankyrin repeat domain-containing protein, with protein sequence MIKLQDIGTFREIPELAMHIYAGDLTALQEAKDKGWNIEEEIHLSKHTSLSPLDLALIAQQFDVVKLLVAYNVNLNVKKNPAFLRAVRYCKEEIVRYLVEQGAKLDGHNQVGSGAYLQAYYGNKRNIPLIHELGLDVKEYGGAVLRQAVSDFDKKTVNYLLEQGVDINYQKPDMVYPYGATPLTVATRMGNITMVKYLIERGASITLTEKDGQRPYTIALGMKNKELANYLKALEPIELHSIENKRCALQKYKLPKELLDFLTGDQLHLKLAPNDYDIHYIDFFNLTDTIEMKFGQQKLLLLSANVDNYSDLQVVWNPEGEGQVGCYDVEHEEYADLCNFTEFLAKPEFYLIQFLEGEL encoded by the coding sequence ATGATTAAGCTACAAGACATTGGAACATTTAGGGAAATCCCGGAGCTTGCAATGCATATCTATGCTGGAGATTTAACTGCGTTGCAAGAAGCCAAGGATAAAGGCTGGAATATTGAAGAGGAAATCCATTTAAGTAAGCATACATCATTAAGCCCATTGGATTTAGCATTAATTGCACAGCAATTTGATGTAGTAAAACTATTAGTTGCGTATAACGTAAATTTAAATGTTAAAAAGAATCCAGCTTTTTTACGAGCTGTTCGTTATTGTAAGGAGGAAATAGTGCGTTACCTTGTTGAACAAGGCGCAAAACTAGATGGACATAATCAAGTTGGCTCTGGAGCTTATTTACAGGCATACTATGGAAATAAAAGAAATATCCCGCTTATTCATGAACTCGGACTTGATGTGAAAGAGTATGGAGGGGCAGTATTACGACAAGCTGTATCTGATTTTGATAAGAAAACAGTCAATTATTTACTTGAACAAGGAGTAGATATTAATTACCAAAAGCCTGACATGGTCTATCCCTATGGAGCAACACCATTAACAGTTGCAACACGAATGGGCAATATCACTATGGTGAAATATTTAATTGAACGAGGTGCAAGTATCACTTTAACGGAGAAAGATGGGCAACGCCCTTATACTATTGCACTAGGTATGAAAAATAAGGAGCTTGCCAATTATTTAAAAGCACTCGAACCTATAGAGCTTCATTCGATAGAGAATAAAAGGTGTGCGTTACAAAAATATAAATTACCAAAGGAATTGCTTGATTTTCTGACAGGTGATCAATTGCATCTCAAACTTGCACCAAATGATTATGATATTCACTATATCGATTTTTTTAACCTAACGGATACAATTGAGATGAAGTTTGGTCAACAAAAGCTGCTTCTTCTTTCAGCCAATGTCGACAATTATTCTGATTTACAAGTAGTTTGGAACCCGGAAGGTGAGGGACAAGTTGGATGCTATGATGTGGAGCATGAGGAATATGCAGATTTATGCAATTTCACAGAGTTCCTAGCTAAGCCTGAGTTCTATCTTATCCAATTTCTTGAAGGGGAACTTTAG
- a CDS encoding malate:quinone oxidoreductase: MSNRQIKSDVILIGAGIMSATLGTLLKELAPDWKITVFEKLEKAGEESSHELNNAGTGHAALCELNYTSEKKDGSIDIKKAINVNEQFQVSRQFWSYLVNNKLINNPQDFIMPLPHMSLVQGKENVEFLKKRHETMIKNPLFEGMEFSNDPETLKKWIPLIMENRPAGEDIAATKIDTGTDVNFGALTRMLIDHLKSKDVDVNYNHSVESLKQASDGSWEVRVHDLDGCKMEYHSAKFVFLGAGGGSLELLQKSGIPEGKHIGGFPISGLFLACNNPEVAEQHHAKVYGKAKVGAPPMSVPHLDTRYIDNKKSLLFGPFAGFSPKFLKTGSNMDLFASVKPHNITTLLAAGVKEMGLTKYLIQQLMLSKEQRMEELRDFIPNAKSDDWDIIVAGQRVQVIKDTEAGGKGTLQFGTEVVSAADGSIAALLGASPGASTAVHVMLEVLNKCFPQHIKEWETKIKEMIPSYGLSLAENPELLKEINATTDKALCLK, encoded by the coding sequence ATGAGTAACAGACAAATTAAATCAGATGTTATCTTAATTGGTGCCGGAATCATGAGTGCAACTTTGGGAACATTGCTCAAAGAATTAGCACCAGATTGGAAAATTACAGTGTTTGAAAAGCTTGAGAAAGCAGGCGAAGAAAGTTCTCACGAATTGAACAATGCGGGAACTGGACATGCTGCATTATGTGAGCTGAACTACACTTCAGAGAAAAAAGACGGATCAATCGATATCAAAAAAGCGATTAATGTTAATGAACAGTTCCAAGTTTCAAGACAATTTTGGTCGTATCTTGTAAACAATAAGCTGATCAATAATCCACAAGACTTCATTATGCCTTTACCACATATGAGTTTAGTACAAGGGAAAGAAAATGTTGAGTTTCTAAAGAAACGTCATGAAACGATGATAAAAAATCCTTTATTTGAAGGAATGGAATTTTCTAATGACCCTGAAACACTAAAAAAATGGATTCCACTTATTATGGAGAATCGTCCAGCGGGTGAAGACATTGCTGCAACAAAAATTGACACGGGTACGGATGTTAACTTTGGTGCTTTAACACGTATGTTAATTGACCACTTAAAATCCAAAGATGTGGATGTTAACTACAACCATAGTGTTGAAAGTTTAAAACAAGCTAGTGATGGTTCATGGGAAGTACGTGTGCATGATTTAGACGGCTGTAAAATGGAATATCATTCAGCAAAATTTGTCTTCCTTGGAGCTGGTGGAGGAAGCCTAGAATTATTACAAAAATCAGGTATTCCTGAAGGGAAACATATTGGTGGGTTCCCAATTAGCGGTCTATTCTTAGCATGTAATAATCCAGAAGTGGCTGAACAACATCATGCAAAAGTTTACGGAAAAGCAAAAGTTGGTGCTCCACCAATGTCAGTTCCGCATCTTGATACACGTTATATTGATAATAAGAAATCATTACTATTTGGACCATTCGCAGGTTTCTCACCTAAGTTTTTAAAAACGGGTTCCAATATGGATTTATTTGCTTCTGTAAAACCGCATAATATTACAACATTATTAGCGGCAGGCGTGAAAGAGATGGGATTAACAAAATATTTAATCCAACAGCTTATGCTTTCAAAAGAACAACGTATGGAAGAGTTACGTGATTTCATTCCAAATGCGAAGAGCGATGACTGGGATATTATCGTAGCTGGTCAACGTGTACAAGTTATTAAAGATACAGAAGCTGGCGGCAAAGGAACACTCCAATTTGGTACAGAAGTTGTAAGTGCTGCTGATGGATCGATTGCAGCTTTACTTGGAGCTTCACCAGGTGCGTCTACGGCTGTGCATGTTATGCTTGAAGTTCTTAATAAATGTTTCCCTCAACATATTAAAGAGTGGGAAACAAAAATTAAAGAAATGATTCCATCTTATGGTTTATCATTAGCAGAAAACCCAGAGCTTCTAAAAGAAATTAATGCAACAACAGATAAAGCTCTTTGTTTAAAATAA